In Posidoniimonas polymericola, the genomic window CCGGGTACCGCGCAATCGAAAAGTGATTGCGTGTGCGTTTGCGTGGGTGGTCCCAGCGGCGAGGCGACGCCAATCAGCCTATGCAGCAGTCACTCTCAACCAACTCTCTCTATGTTCACCGCGGCCGGATCGCTTCGGACGCCTACCGCCGCGCCACCCTCATGGCCGATGACTTCACCGGCCTGGAGGAGGGGGCCGATCGCTACGCTCTGCTCTTGCTCGTCAAGAAGGTCGGCAAGCAGGCCGGCTTTACGCCGCGGATGATCCACCTGCTCGACTACTACCTGGCGTTCACGCGGGACATCGACTGGGAGGAGGGGAGCCGGCCTGTCGTATATCAGTCGCTCTCGCGGACCGCCCTCGACCTCGGCGTCAGCGAACGCCAGGTGCAGAACCTGGAGAAAGCATTGTTCGAAGCCGGGGCGATCGGCTGGAACGACAGCGGCAACCACAAACGGTACGGGCAGCGTTGCCAAGAGACCGGCCGCCTGCTGTGGGCCTACGGCGTCGATCTGACGCCGCTTGCTTATCTGCGAGAAGAGCTTGAAACCAAGCTGGCCGAGAAGCGGCTCTACGACGACGCCTGGATGGCGACGAAGCGGGCCATCTCGGCGTGTCGGCGGCAGCTGCGGGCTCATTTGGCCGAGTGGTCGGCCGAGGAGGTGCATCGGACCCTTGAGTTTGTTGCTCGGTACGACGAGATCGCCGTGCAGCTACGCACGCATCTGGACTTGGCGGCTATACGTTTGCTCCTGGAGGCCCATGAAAGCCTGCTGAGCGCGTTGCTCGACGCGATGGAGGTTGAGGCTGCCGAGATCGGCGACTTGGCTCAGCGTGCTTCTACGCCCGCGAAAACAGCAAAAGGTTCATCCACGAGCGAACCGGAGTTCGTGCACTACAAATCTACCACCCAATCTTCCAAAGCTACTGGTAGTCGTCCCGACAGCGGCTTGCAGGAAAGCGTAGCGGAGGCGCCGGCGACCAACGACCTGGTGGCTTGCTCGGGGCTGACGCACGTGACACTCGCGATGGCGGTCGGTGCAGCGAGCGACCGGCTGGCGGCCCGGCTAAGGCATACCCCCGAATGGCGGGACGTTGTCGAGGCAGCTTACCAGTTACGGCCAGAGCTGGGCGTCTCGCAGGCGAGCTGGGGAGAGGCGTGTGCGGTGCTCGGCCGGACCGGGGCGGCGCTCTGCCTGCTGGTGACCGACCGGGCGACGCTCCGCAGCGAGGACCCGGTCGAACGCCCGGCCGCCTACTTCCGCGGCATGGTCCACCGGGCGGAGCGGGGCGAGCTGCGGCTGCACCGGTCGTTGTTTGGGCTGTTGGAGCGCGACCGGAGCGTCGCGTGATCGCTTGCTTCGGTCAGGCTGCTGTGCCAGAGTCCGCGGATGACCCGCCTGCCACGCTACTGGACCTACCTGCTGCTCTCCGATCGGGGGGAGACCTACGCCGGTTACACGTCCGACCTGCGTCGTCGCCTGCGGGAGCACAACTCGGCCGAGAACCGCGGCTGGACGCGGGGGAGGCGGTGGCGATTGGCAGCCGCGGAGTGCTACTTCGATCGGGCCAGTGCGGTTTGGGTCGAGAAGCGGCTGAAGCGGTCCCGGTCGTTCCGCCAGAGTTGGCTGAGGCGTTCTTCATTCCGGCGAGCCTGGCTCTCATCGGCGAACGCTCATCGCAGCCCGCTGTCGCGTCCCAAGCAGTAGCGTCCGACGGCGGGGGTCTTCTGCTCCGACAGCAACAAAAGGGGGCACGCGCCGCCCTTCCTTACTTGCCCTCGATCGACCCCAGCTGGGGGTGAGGGTCGATGCGAAGGCGGCGACGGAAGGGGGCTTCGAGATCACTTCTCTAAGGAATGGTGAGGTGCTCCGCCTGGCGGCCGTCGATATTGCTTGACATCGCTCGTCGAGCTGTGGCATGGCTGGGTTTTCATAACCAGCAAGATGGCTGGGTTTTCATAACCAGCAAGAGAAGGGCCGCCGCATGGAACGAGCACGCAACGACAAGACCGCCCGCCCAGTCAGGTAGGGCGGCATGGCGAAACGAAAAACCAGTCCGAAGCCTCGGAGGGACATCTACCAAGAGGTGACCGACCGCATCCTGGAGCTGCTCGACGGGGGCGTGGCGCCCTGGCGGCAGCCGATCAAACGCCGAGGCAACTCCGACGG contains:
- the repC gene encoding plasmid replication protein RepC — its product is MQQSLSTNSLYVHRGRIASDAYRRATLMADDFTGLEEGADRYALLLLVKKVGKQAGFTPRMIHLLDYYLAFTRDIDWEEGSRPVVYQSLSRTALDLGVSERQVQNLEKALFEAGAIGWNDSGNHKRYGQRCQETGRLLWAYGVDLTPLAYLREELETKLAEKRLYDDAWMATKRAISACRRQLRAHLAEWSAEEVHRTLEFVARYDEIAVQLRTHLDLAAIRLLLEAHESLLSALLDAMEVEAAEIGDLAQRASTPAKTAKGSSTSEPEFVHYKSTTQSSKATGSRPDSGLQESVAEAPATNDLVACSGLTHVTLAMAVGAASDRLAARLRHTPEWRDVVEAAYQLRPELGVSQASWGEACAVLGRTGAALCLLVTDRATLRSEDPVERPAAYFRGMVHRAERGELRLHRSLFGLLERDRSVA
- a CDS encoding GIY-YIG nuclease family protein yields the protein MTRLPRYWTYLLLSDRGETYAGYTSDLRRRLREHNSAENRGWTRGRRWRLAAAECYFDRASAVWVEKRLKRSRSFRQSWLRRSSFRRAWLSSANAHRSPLSRPKQ